The following coding sequences are from one Myxococcales bacterium window:
- a CDS encoding ABC transporter permease yields the protein MLLGYHLRLAFRSFQRDRSFSLAMIVCLALASSIWAASLAHYLRLHERHPEWSREAHVVDALRPGTALSGGPFVAGDWRRQTLKLSWPEFRALQEDLGPRVSGNYRGHFLVGAEGAPPLVDRAPGRFVDRTLFQLFPRDFAWGGAWSDTDERTQARVVVLSRALNEELFQGENSVGRTLQVEGRSFRVVGVLATPQPYLPDWDLSAGGADEERLLVPLSLVDALAVRPEYEVNLAPRGREFAALLGSQSPFVTVWLALRPEDAPAVEKDVNARLALVAEAGTRFAVRDVATHVALYPMPPSAADFFVLTCLLVIATGAFSVARLLLAKAAARHRENGVHRALGASRASLFVRTMLEAAFVAAAGSALTLPLTQLLLGFFNARKLTNDIPLVMTWDLVLVATLPTMGLGLIAGVYPAWRVARTPPTTYLARAS from the coding sequence GTGCTACTTGGCTATCACCTGCGCCTCGCGTTCCGCAGCTTTCAGCGGGACCGCTCGTTTTCGCTGGCGATGATTGTGTGCCTGGCGCTGGCGTCCTCCATCTGGGCCGCTTCCTTGGCCCACTACCTGCGCCTGCACGAGCGGCACCCGGAGTGGTCACGAGAAGCCCATGTGGTGGATGCCCTGCGGCCGGGGACCGCCCTTTCGGGAGGTCCCTTCGTGGCCGGTGATTGGCGGCGCCAAACGTTGAAGCTCAGCTGGCCCGAGTTTCGCGCCTTGCAGGAAGACTTGGGCCCCCGCGTATCGGGCAACTACCGGGGCCACTTTTTGGTAGGCGCAGAGGGCGCGCCCCCGCTGGTCGACCGTGCGCCGGGACGCTTCGTCGACCGCACGTTGTTTCAGCTCTTTCCGCGTGACTTCGCGTGGGGCGGCGCGTGGAGCGACACCGACGAGCGCACCCAGGCCCGCGTGGTGGTTTTGTCGAGGGCTCTCAACGAGGAGTTGTTCCAGGGCGAAAACAGCGTGGGCCGTACCCTGCAGGTCGAAGGTCGAAGCTTCCGCGTGGTCGGGGTGCTCGCCACACCCCAGCCCTATCTTCCCGATTGGGATCTTTCCGCCGGCGGTGCCGACGAAGAAAGGCTGCTCGTGCCCCTGTCGCTGGTGGACGCGCTGGCGGTGAGACCCGAGTACGAAGTGAACCTCGCTCCCCGCGGGCGGGAGTTTGCAGCGCTCCTCGGCTCGCAATCGCCCTTCGTGACGGTCTGGCTCGCTCTGCGACCCGAGGACGCGCCGGCGGTAGAGAAGGACGTGAACGCTCGTCTGGCGCTGGTTGCGGAAGCGGGAACGCGGTTCGCAGTGCGGGACGTCGCCACGCACGTCGCCCTCTACCCCATGCCCCCCAGCGCGGCGGACTTCTTCGTGCTCACCTGCCTGCTCGTCATCGCCACGGGCGCCTTCAGCGTCGCGCGGCTGCTCCTTGCGAAAGCGGCGGCACGTCATCGCGAAAACGGCGTCCACAGGGCTCTCGGAGCGTCTCGTGCGTCCCTCTTCGTACGCACCATGCTGGAGGCCGCCTTCGTGGCCGCCGCCGGGTCTGCGCTGACCTTGCCGCTCACGCAGCTCTTGCTCGGGTTTTTCAACGCAAGAAAGCTCACGAATGACATCCCCCTCGTCATGACCTGGGATCTCGTGCTGGTGGC
- a CDS encoding ABC transporter ATP-binding protein, protein MIDLQNVRKVYRAGLVETEALSDLSVKVAAGEFVAVMGPSGSGKTTFLNVAGLLDTFDSGTFLLEGEDASHLSDRRRTRLRNEKIGFIFQSFNLIPDLDVFDNVEVPLRYRGLPARERAERVEKILVEMGLVARMRHLPSQLSGGQQQRVAIARALVGQPRLLLADEPTGNLDSVSARRILELLEQINVEAGTTIVMVTHDHAIASRAHRKLHILDGRVIDPQRPPPLASPTSSSLVLPTLMREPEPSS, encoded by the coding sequence ATGATCGACCTGCAGAACGTCCGCAAGGTGTACCGCGCGGGGCTGGTGGAAACCGAAGCGCTCTCGGACCTGTCCGTGAAAGTCGCCGCGGGGGAGTTCGTGGCCGTCATGGGCCCGTCAGGATCGGGCAAAACGACCTTCTTGAACGTGGCGGGGCTGCTCGACACCTTCGACAGCGGCACCTTCCTGCTCGAGGGTGAAGACGCAAGCCACCTCTCGGATCGCCGCCGTACCCGGCTGCGCAACGAGAAGATCGGCTTCATCTTTCAAAGCTTCAACCTCATCCCCGATCTCGACGTCTTCGATAACGTGGAGGTGCCTTTGCGTTACCGGGGCCTGCCCGCTCGGGAGCGGGCCGAACGGGTCGAGAAGATCTTGGTCGAGATGGGACTCGTGGCCCGCATGCGCCACCTGCCCTCGCAGCTGTCCGGTGGGCAGCAACAACGGGTGGCCATCGCGCGGGCGCTCGTGGGACAGCCCCGTTTGCTGCTGGCGGACGAGCCCACGGGGAACCTGGATTCCGTCTCCGCGCGGCGCATCTTGGAGCTGCTCGAGCAGATCAACGTCGAGGCCGGCACCACCATCGTGATGGTCACACACGATCACGCCATCGCATCTCGCGCCCACCGCAAGCTACACATCCTCGATGGGCGGGTCATCGACCCACAGCGGCCCCCCCCTTTGGCCAGCCCTACGTCCTCGTCGTTGGTCCTTCCGACCTTGATGCGAGAACCTGAGCCGTCCTCCTGA
- a CDS encoding efflux RND transporter permease subunit — translation MQWLASVSVRRPVFATVLVLGVIVLGLAGYAQLGVDRFPKVEFPWVSVSARLPGAGPAEMETEVTDKLEEAINTIAGIEELRSVSSEGISQIWVSFEMDKSIDVASQEVRDRVTQAMVNLPRGLDPPVVMKLDPGATPVAYLSVNAEALAPRALTELVDKTLRRQLETVSGVGQVTLLGGKKRQVNVWLDPVKMRSLGLTAVDVQRALASQNLILPAGSLEAGASTQTLRIHGRVASPGALTELVVRQTPERPIRLGDVARVDDGTEQAETYANQNGVPGVMLSVRKQADANTVAVVDALAEKVAELTPLLPTGVTLEMVRDNSRTIRTSVAAVGEHLVLGALFAALTVLLFLGELRSTVIAAVAIPVSLIGTFALMWIQGFTLDTITLLALALSVGIVIDDAIVVLENIHRYVYERKMAPREAAIVATKEIGLAVLATTLSLLAVFVPVAFMSGIVGRFLKSFGLTMAAAIAISMFVSFSLTPMLSARWLKAARPLANEGGGRAHRTPLLERIVDRFYGPIERAYMYLLAGVMRRRWVVVVACVAALATVPPLMGSVKKGFLPDSDEAHFEVNVRAPEGSNLEATALVAERIARDVRKLAGVLGTVVTVGDNVQRASNQAAVYVRLVDPHLRNEDQNEMMERVRREVLAKLPKELVVDVSLVPLFSGGFAEALVNYEITGPDLDKLQDYSDRMLVAMKQVPGAVDVKSSLVGGKPEVGVLIDRNRAADLGVSVADIATTLQLLMGDVKVSTYEEAGQSYEIHTRAERAYRMDARALSLVTVPSVRLGAVPLTDVVSLEEGKGPAQINRLNRRRQVVLSANVAPGFAEGDVLDGVKAGIAALALPAGYTAGPLGRSKEMAKAGKAFLLAFVLSIVFMYLVLAAQFESWVHPLTILMALPLTLPFALVSLLMLGQSLNIQSMLGILVLFAVVKKNAILQIDHTNKLREQGMERLPAILQANRDRLRPILMTTLAFVAGMIPLAVATGIGAGFNQATAGVIVGGQVLSLLLTLLATPVTYSLLDDAGARFAKLKVRVVRLVNRLPAPADLENQEQSA, via the coding sequence ATGCAATGGTTGGCCAGTGTCAGCGTACGTCGTCCGGTGTTTGCCACCGTGCTCGTGCTCGGCGTGATTGTGCTCGGGCTCGCGGGTTATGCGCAGCTCGGGGTGGATCGCTTCCCCAAGGTAGAGTTTCCGTGGGTCTCCGTCAGCGCACGTCTGCCTGGCGCGGGACCTGCGGAGATGGAAACCGAGGTCACCGACAAGCTCGAAGAAGCCATAAATACGATTGCCGGTATCGAGGAGCTCCGCTCGGTGTCGAGCGAGGGCATCTCGCAGATCTGGGTGAGCTTCGAGATGGACAAGAGCATCGATGTGGCCAGCCAGGAAGTCCGTGACCGGGTCACACAGGCCATGGTCAACCTGCCCCGCGGCCTCGATCCGCCCGTGGTCATGAAGCTGGATCCCGGGGCCACGCCGGTGGCCTATCTTTCGGTGAACGCCGAGGCATTGGCCCCGCGCGCGCTCACGGAGCTGGTCGACAAGACCTTGCGCCGGCAGCTCGAAACCGTGTCCGGCGTGGGGCAGGTGACTCTGCTCGGGGGCAAGAAGCGCCAGGTCAACGTTTGGCTCGACCCCGTCAAGATGCGCAGCTTGGGTCTCACGGCGGTCGACGTGCAGCGCGCGCTGGCGTCGCAGAACCTGATCTTGCCCGCGGGCTCTCTCGAAGCCGGCGCGTCCACCCAAACCTTGCGCATCCATGGGCGCGTGGCGAGCCCCGGTGCGCTCACGGAGCTCGTGGTGCGCCAGACGCCCGAGAGGCCCATCCGCCTGGGTGACGTGGCTCGTGTCGACGACGGCACCGAACAAGCCGAGACCTATGCCAACCAAAACGGGGTTCCCGGAGTGATGCTTTCGGTGCGCAAGCAGGCCGACGCCAACACCGTGGCCGTCGTGGACGCGCTGGCCGAAAAGGTCGCCGAGCTCACGCCGCTGCTGCCCACCGGAGTCACCTTGGAGATGGTTCGGGACAACTCACGTACGATCCGCACCAGCGTGGCCGCCGTGGGCGAGCACCTCGTCCTGGGGGCACTTTTCGCTGCGCTCACGGTGCTTTTGTTTCTGGGCGAGCTGCGCAGCACCGTGATCGCCGCCGTGGCCATCCCCGTTTCCCTCATCGGCACGTTCGCGCTGATGTGGATCCAGGGCTTCACCCTCGATACCATCACCCTGCTTGCGCTCGCCCTCTCGGTGGGCATCGTCATCGACGATGCGATCGTGGTGCTGGAGAACATCCACCGCTACGTCTACGAACGCAAGATGGCGCCCCGCGAAGCGGCCATCGTGGCCACCAAGGAGATCGGGCTGGCGGTGCTGGCCACCACGCTCTCGTTGCTGGCGGTGTTCGTACCCGTCGCGTTCATGTCGGGCATCGTGGGGCGCTTTCTCAAGAGCTTCGGCCTCACCATGGCCGCGGCCATCGCCATCTCCATGTTCGTCAGCTTTTCGTTGACACCCATGCTATCGGCCCGCTGGCTCAAGGCCGCGCGGCCCCTGGCCAACGAAGGCGGCGGGCGCGCCCATCGAACGCCCCTCCTCGAGCGCATCGTGGACAGGTTTTACGGCCCGATCGAGCGCGCGTACATGTATCTGCTCGCCGGAGTCATGCGCCGACGCTGGGTGGTGGTGGTGGCCTGCGTGGCGGCGTTGGCCACCGTGCCGCCCCTCATGGGCAGCGTGAAGAAGGGCTTCTTGCCTGACAGCGACGAGGCGCACTTCGAGGTGAACGTGCGCGCCCCCGAAGGCTCGAACCTGGAGGCCACGGCGCTCGTGGCCGAACGCATCGCCCGCGACGTGCGCAAGCTCGCGGGTGTCCTTGGCACCGTGGTGACCGTGGGTGACAACGTCCAGCGGGCCAGCAACCAAGCCGCCGTGTACGTAAGGCTCGTCGATCCGCACCTGCGCAACGAAGACCAGAACGAAATGATGGAGCGCGTGCGGCGTGAGGTGCTTGCCAAGCTCCCGAAGGAGCTGGTGGTCGACGTCTCTTTGGTGCCCCTCTTTTCGGGCGGCTTCGCCGAAGCCCTCGTGAACTACGAGATCACGGGCCCCGATCTCGACAAGCTGCAGGACTATTCGGACCGCATGCTCGTGGCGATGAAGCAGGTCCCGGGCGCGGTGGACGTCAAATCGTCGCTCGTGGGCGGAAAGCCCGAGGTGGGTGTGCTCATCGATCGCAACCGGGCCGCCGACCTGGGGGTGTCCGTAGCCGACATCGCCACCACCTTGCAGCTCCTCATGGGCGACGTGAAGGTGTCCACCTACGAGGAGGCGGGTCAATCCTACGAGATTCACACCCGGGCCGAACGGGCGTACCGCATGGACGCGCGGGCTTTGTCTTTGGTGACGGTGCCGTCCGTGCGCCTCGGTGCGGTGCCGCTCACCGACGTGGTGAGCCTTGAAGAAGGCAAAGGCCCTGCCCAGATCAACCGCCTCAACCGCCGCCGGCAGGTGGTGCTCTCGGCCAACGTGGCGCCCGGGTTCGCGGAAGGCGACGTGCTCGACGGCGTCAAGGCAGGCATCGCCGCGCTCGCGCTGCCCGCGGGCTACACCGCGGGCCCTCTGGGTCGCTCGAAAGAGATGGCCAAGGCGGGCAAAGCGTTTTTGCTCGCGTTCGTGCTGTCGATCGTCTTCATGTACCTGGTTTTGGCCGCGCAGTTCGAGTCGTGGGTGCACCCCCTCACCATCTTGATGGCCCTTCCCCTCACCCTGCCCTTCGCCTTGGTCTCGTTGCTGATGTTGGGGCAGTCGCTCAACATTCAGTCGATGCTGGGCATCCTGGTCCTCTTCGCGGTGGTGAAAAAGAACGCCATTTTGCAGATCGATCACACCAACAAGCTGCGGGAACAGGGCATGGAGCGGCTGCCCGCGATCCTGCAAGCCAACCGCGACCGGCTCCGACCCATCCTCATGACCACCTTGGCCTTCGTCGCAGGCATGATCCCCCTGGCCGTGGCCACGGGCATCGGCGCCGGCTTCAACCAGGCCACGGCGGGCGTGATCGTGGGGGGGCAGGTGCTCTCCCTGCTGCTCACGCTGCTGGCCACCCCGGTGACATATTCCCTCCTGGACGATGCCGGGGCTCGCTTCGCGAAGCTCAAGGTGCGGGTGGTCCGGCTGGTAAACCGGCTGCCCGCGCCGGCCGACCTCGAAAACCAGGAGCAATCCGCGTGA
- a CDS encoding efflux RND transporter periplasmic adaptor subunit has product MTARLTPRPRFALAFLAVAGCAAEASLPVAPPAPSPATEVSTVTAVSQPWPRTLTLTGSLIANRDALVAADAAGKVIATHVERGSVVKKGAPLVSLDRRSAALAQEQAEAQAEIAKAQLALAKTECARTERLFAEGAINQAEYDRARTECEAARLRAASAGAQARLAGKSLGDAVVRAPFSGMVVEKFVTEGEYVRPDSRVIRLVEMNTLRLELAVPEAALAQVTASQDVHFQVAAFPAQTFSGRIRYVGSAVRQASRDLIVEALVDNAHGPLRPGMFATANVVLGERAHVVLPEAAVREGRNDESDRVFVVKNGLVEERLVHVSGRNGDRIALASGLSAGEAVVANAQGELHDGQAVTLRTP; this is encoded by the coding sequence ATGACCGCTCGCTTGACCCCCCGCCCACGTTTTGCCTTGGCCTTTTTGGCCGTTGCCGGCTGTGCCGCCGAGGCCTCTTTGCCCGTGGCACCACCCGCCCCCAGCCCGGCCACCGAGGTCTCGACCGTGACGGCCGTGTCTCAACCTTGGCCGCGCACGCTCACCCTCACCGGGTCCTTGATCGCGAACCGGGATGCGCTCGTGGCCGCCGACGCCGCCGGCAAGGTCATCGCCACGCACGTCGAACGCGGCAGCGTCGTCAAGAAGGGCGCGCCCCTCGTCTCACTCGACAGGCGCAGCGCCGCGCTGGCGCAGGAGCAGGCCGAGGCGCAGGCCGAGATAGCCAAGGCGCAGCTGGCGCTCGCCAAAACCGAGTGTGCCCGCACCGAGCGCTTGTTCGCCGAGGGCGCCATCAATCAGGCCGAATACGACCGCGCCCGTACCGAATGCGAAGCGGCGCGGTTGCGGGCCGCATCGGCAGGAGCGCAGGCGCGCCTCGCCGGCAAGAGCCTGGGGGACGCCGTCGTGCGGGCACCCTTTTCCGGCATGGTGGTGGAGAAGTTCGTCACCGAGGGCGAGTATGTGCGCCCTGATTCCCGGGTGATTCGGCTGGTCGAGATGAACACCCTGCGGCTCGAGCTGGCCGTGCCCGAAGCGGCTCTCGCCCAGGTGACGGCTTCGCAGGATGTGCATTTTCAGGTGGCCGCCTTTCCCGCACAAACCTTCTCGGGACGCATTCGCTACGTGGGCAGCGCCGTGCGGCAGGCTTCACGCGATCTCATCGTCGAAGCCCTCGTCGACAACGCTCACGGCCCGTTGCGCCCCGGCATGTTCGCCACGGCCAACGTCGTCCTGGGTGAGCGCGCCCACGTCGTGCTGCCCGAGGCCGCCGTGCGCGAGGGCCGCAACGACGAAAGCGATCGCGTCTTCGTGGTGAAAAACGGCCTCGTCGAAGAGCGCCTGGTGCATGTGAGCGGGCGGAACGGCGATCGCATCGCCCTGGCGTCCGGCCTCAGCGCCGGCGAAGCCGTAGTGGCCAACGCGCAGGGCGAGCTGCACGACGGCCAAGCCGTCACCCTGCGGACGCCCTAG
- a CDS encoding TolC family protein — translation MSALSISNPDRVQEIVVKPIASLLVASFAASVVRLVLYAAVLVGATSLLTLMSAGRAHGAPAPEAAFGLAITPGGLTADAVALRAASTSFEVQGRAAEARAAEASVSQADAAYLPRLSGGARYARLSPIEQPALGTLVAAPGVPPGPLAPGAALVAVPLTFPVILDQYVAQASLTVPLSDYLLRLPRGHASAEARRRAAQLTLRAARLASAQNARQLFFGWAKARWQVAVAEQTLAQARAQRETVDKRAEVGSASKADVLRVQSLVASAELLATRTRTQAEVLEQQLRTVLHDEREGAYEVGEDVQSEVALPADAATAPLTALYEEALERRLETRALDAVSESLVQKAKVLRAVGLPRLDAVASALYANPNPRFIPAQDTWRGTWEAGLQLTWAPTDTVATESQRREVLAQVEATQAQKRALEDGIRREVSQAQGALREALQAQHAASRGLAASEEGYRVRKLLLDTGRATTVEMLDAETDLLRARWELIGARLDARAAKARLEHALGRDVRAGT, via the coding sequence GTGTCCGCCTTGTCCATAAGCAACCCCGATCGTGTGCAGGAGATCGTCGTGAAGCCCATCGCCTCTTTGCTCGTCGCCTCGTTCGCCGCCTCCGTCGTGCGCCTCGTGCTGTATGCCGCAGTCTTGGTGGGCGCGACCAGCTTGCTCACGCTGATGAGCGCGGGCCGCGCGCACGGCGCCCCGGCGCCCGAAGCCGCCTTCGGACTTGCCATCACACCAGGCGGGCTCACGGCAGACGCCGTGGCCTTGCGTGCAGCCTCGACGAGCTTCGAGGTGCAAGGGCGCGCGGCAGAAGCGCGGGCGGCGGAGGCATCGGTAAGCCAGGCCGACGCGGCGTATCTGCCGCGCTTGAGCGGAGGTGCGCGCTATGCGCGGCTCTCTCCGATCGAGCAGCCCGCGCTGGGCACGCTCGTGGCGGCGCCCGGTGTACCGCCCGGGCCGTTGGCGCCAGGCGCGGCGCTGGTTGCGGTGCCGCTCACGTTCCCCGTGATCCTCGACCAGTACGTCGCACAGGCCAGCTTGACGGTGCCTCTTTCGGATTACCTGCTTCGTTTGCCGCGGGGGCATGCCTCGGCCGAGGCCCGCCGGCGCGCGGCGCAGCTCACCCTGCGGGCCGCGAGGCTGGCCTCTGCCCAGAACGCGCGTCAGCTCTTTTTCGGCTGGGCCAAGGCCCGCTGGCAGGTGGCGGTGGCCGAACAAACGCTGGCGCAAGCGCGGGCCCAGCGCGAGACCGTGGACAAACGCGCCGAGGTGGGGAGCGCAAGCAAGGCCGACGTGCTGCGGGTGCAATCCCTGGTGGCCTCAGCGGAGTTGCTCGCCACACGTACGCGCACCCAGGCCGAGGTGCTCGAGCAGCAGCTGCGCACCGTGCTTCACGACGAGCGGGAGGGTGCGTACGAGGTGGGTGAGGACGTACAATCCGAGGTGGCTCTGCCTGCCGATGCTGCCACGGCGCCGTTGACGGCGCTTTACGAGGAGGCGCTGGAGCGGCGGCTCGAGACGCGGGCCCTCGATGCGGTTTCCGAGAGCCTCGTGCAAAAAGCAAAGGTTCTGCGCGCTGTGGGGCTTCCCCGTCTCGATGCCGTGGCGAGCGCGCTCTATGCGAACCCGAACCCACGCTTCATTCCCGCGCAAGACACGTGGCGGGGCACCTGGGAGGCCGGTCTTCAGCTGACGTGGGCCCCCACCGATACGGTGGCCACCGAGTCCCAGCGGCGCGAGGTGCTGGCGCAGGTGGAAGCCACGCAGGCTCAAAAACGAGCTCTCGAGGACGGCATTCGGCGGGAGGTGTCGCAGGCACAAGGCGCGCTTCGCGAGGCGCTGCAAGCGCAGCACGCAGCCTCGCGCGGGCTGGCGGCGTCCGAAGAGGGCTACCGCGTGCGAAAGCTCTTGCTGGATACGGGCCGGGCCACCACGGTGGAGATGCTCGATGCCGAGACGGATCTTTTGCGGGCGCGCTGGGAGCTCATCGGGGCGCGCCTCGACGCCCGGGCGGCGAAGGCGCGGCTCGAGCACGCCCTTGGCCGCGACGTGCGTGCGGGAACGTGA
- a CDS encoding sugar phosphate isomerase/epimerase, giving the protein MLSCSSLPLTHLPVPEALARLAAMGFDSWELPIRGDGVHLGHLDPVALLASPEVGERFTRDVRAVESLRLVSAGFEIDRRSDVAREQKLLDACAALLAPLGCRTMTVFAFDDGAAPNETRLPALARVLSRYGMRMVIETHKRTTTQDPVRALALCEAMQVSLNLDHSHYIGQGYELSVVKPLLPHVVALQVRGCGPGALEAAVEGPADEGLQAWRRDVLEALPAETPVTIEYIDRQRNWEPSIRNLRALISNK; this is encoded by the coding sequence GTGCTTTCCTGTTCGTCTTTGCCGTTGACCCACTTGCCCGTGCCGGAGGCTCTAGCGCGGCTTGCCGCGATGGGCTTCGACAGCTGGGAGCTGCCAATTCGGGGTGATGGCGTGCACCTTGGGCACCTCGATCCTGTGGCGTTGCTCGCCTCGCCCGAGGTGGGGGAACGCTTCACGAGAGACGTGCGCGCGGTGGAGAGTCTGCGCTTGGTCTCGGCAGGCTTCGAGATCGATCGCCGGTCCGACGTGGCCCGCGAGCAAAAGCTGCTCGACGCCTGCGCCGCCTTGTTGGCACCGCTCGGCTGCCGCACGATGACCGTGTTCGCCTTCGATGACGGTGCGGCCCCGAACGAGACGCGCTTGCCGGCGTTGGCAAGGGTCTTGAGCCGCTACGGGATGCGCATGGTGATCGAGACGCACAAACGCACCACCACGCAGGACCCCGTGCGCGCGCTGGCGCTGTGCGAGGCGATGCAGGTATCGCTCAACCTGGATCACTCCCATTACATAGGTCAGGGCTATGAGCTCTCCGTCGTCAAGCCGCTGTTGCCCCACGTCGTTGCGCTGCAAGTGCGAGGCTGCGGCCCCGGAGCGCTGGAAGCGGCGGTGGAGGGCCCGGCCGACGAGGGCCTGCAGGCGTGGCGGCGCGACGTGCTCGAAGCGTTGCCTGCCGAGACGCCCGTGACCATCGAATACATTGATCGCCAACGCAACTGGGAGCCTTCCATCCGGAACCTGCGCGCCCTCATCAGCAACAAGTGA
- a CDS encoding type II toxin-antitoxin system PemK/MazF family toxin — MRGDLVTIVMQGDLGKPRPALVIQANLFSELGSVTVLPVTSVLVAAPLLRVTIQPSPQNGLQKPSQVMVDKAVTVKRDKLGPAFGHIDPDALLEVERCLAVFLGIAK; from the coding sequence ATGCGCGGCGACCTCGTGACCATCGTTATGCAGGGCGACCTTGGCAAGCCTCGGCCTGCACTGGTTATCCAGGCCAACCTGTTCAGCGAGCTCGGCAGCGTCACCGTGCTACCTGTAACCAGCGTCCTTGTTGCAGCGCCGTTGCTGCGCGTGACGATTCAACCAAGCCCACAGAACGGCTTGCAGAAGCCATCCCAGGTGATGGTGGACAAGGCTGTGACGGTCAAGCGCGACAAGTTAGGGCCCGCCTTCGGACACATCGACCCAGATGCTCTGTTGGAGGTCGAGCGGTGCTTGGCCGTGTTCTTGGGGATCGCGAAGTAA
- a CDS encoding antitoxin MazE family protein, which produces MATTHVNQRVQKHRDAMRAAGLRPVQIWVPDTRRHDFAEQCRRQCLLVAQGDSADTAMQQVMDEALADVNGWVE; this is translated from the coding sequence TTGGCAACGACGCACGTCAATCAACGGGTTCAAAAGCACCGCGATGCCATGCGCGCGGCGGGACTTCGTCCCGTTCAAATCTGGGTGCCTGACACGCGCCGCCATGACTTTGCGGAGCAGTGCCGACGCCAATGCTTGCTCGTGGCTCAGGGCGACAGTGCCGACACTGCCATGCAGCAGGTTATGGATGAAGCCTTGGCTGACGTGAACGGCTGGGTGGAATAA
- a CDS encoding PilT/PilU family type 4a pilus ATPase, with translation MAAVDSLVGLIDLRKADGLVLEAGRVPALLGGASGGALTMPPLDAGLMTVFLEELLTAEENLALAAGQIVERGYESAANGQFVIKARMESGRAKMTIRRGVFRGPAPLLDPSPSPHPAAPPAGAYEAPRPPPPRAYHLPSSAAAPPAPGVAGALLRPLLSQAVAHDASDVFLSAGRAPTMKVRGQVEPLSGAKLTEDRLVALFEEWLSPARRAQLDAEGSVDFGLQLDDPGPRFRVNLFRHLQGLGAALRPIRDRVPELAQLALPRTLLRLITVPHGLVLMTGPTGSGKSTTLAALLAHVNGTRACHVVTLEDPIEHRFTPDRALFHQREIGTHVANFSTGLRAALRESPDIILVGEMRDPETIGLALTAAETGHLVLSTLHAGSAAGAIERMTSGFAESQRPAVRAQIASCLRFVVTQHLVASTDGQRLPVVEQLTVNHAVAAQIRDGRTHLLATQMELGSEEGMLTLEASLLDLVRQGRITAKTALTVAPNRETFEALLVTPPGRGRG, from the coding sequence ATGGCTGCCGTGGATTCCTTGGTGGGGCTCATCGACCTGCGAAAGGCCGATGGTCTGGTTCTCGAAGCAGGACGTGTGCCTGCCCTCCTGGGGGGCGCGAGCGGGGGGGCATTGACCATGCCGCCTCTCGATGCAGGCCTGATGACGGTCTTTCTCGAAGAGCTGCTCACCGCAGAAGAGAACCTTGCCCTGGCCGCAGGGCAGATCGTGGAGCGGGGCTACGAATCGGCGGCGAACGGACAGTTTGTCATCAAGGCGCGCATGGAAAGCGGGCGTGCCAAGATGACAATCCGGCGAGGCGTGTTTCGTGGGCCGGCTCCGTTGCTGGACCCATCACCCTCGCCACACCCGGCCGCGCCGCCTGCGGGCGCGTACGAGGCCCCGAGGCCGCCGCCCCCACGGGCCTATCATTTGCCTTCGTCAGCCGCCGCGCCACCCGCTCCCGGGGTGGCCGGCGCGTTGCTTCGGCCGCTGCTGTCGCAGGCGGTTGCCCATGACGCCTCCGATGTTTTTCTTTCGGCGGGCCGGGCGCCCACCATGAAAGTGCGGGGTCAGGTGGAACCCCTGTCGGGAGCGAAGCTCACGGAGGATCGCCTGGTGGCGCTCTTCGAGGAGTGGTTGTCTCCCGCGCGGCGGGCCCAGCTGGACGCCGAAGGAAGTGTTGATTTTGGCCTGCAGCTCGACGACCCAGGGCCGCGCTTTCGTGTGAATCTGTTTCGTCACCTGCAGGGCCTTGGGGCCGCGCTGCGGCCCATCCGCGACCGTGTGCCAGAGCTTGCGCAGCTTGCCCTGCCGCGCACGCTGCTGCGGCTCATCACGGTGCCCCACGGGTTGGTTCTGATGACGGGCCCCACGGGCTCGGGAAAGTCGACCACGTTGGCGGCGTTGCTCGCGCACGTCAATGGCACGAGGGCTTGCCACGTGGTGACGCTGGAAGACCCTATCGAGCACCGGTTCACGCCCGATCGCGCTCTGTTTCATCAGCGCGAGATCGGCACGCACGTTGCCAACTTCTCCACGGGCCTTCGAGCCGCTTTGCGCGAGAGCCCCGACATCATCCTCGTGGGCGAGATGAGGGATCCCGAAACGATAGGGCTGGCGCTCACCGCCGCCGAAACGGGCCACCTGGTGCTCTCGACCTTGCATGCGGGAAGTGCCGCCGGGGCGATTGAACGCATGACCAGCGGGTTCGCGGAGTCGCAGCGCCCAGCGGTACGCGCGCAGATCGCGTCGTGCTTGCGGTTCGTGGTCACGCAGCATCTGGTCGCCAGCACGGACGGTCAGCGCCTCCCCGTGGTCGAGCAACTCACCGTGAACCATGCCGTGGCCGCACAGATACGCGATGGTCGCACCCACTTGCTGGCCACCCAGATGGAGCTGGGAAGCGAAGAGGGCATGTTGACGCTCGAAGCGTCTCTTTTGGACCTGGTACGCCAGGGGCGCATCACCGCCAAAACGGCCCTCACGGTGGCGCCCAACCGGGAGACCTTCGAGGCGTTGCTCGTGACCCCGCCAGGTCGCGGCCGGGGATGA